The proteins below are encoded in one region of Brachyspira intermedia PWS/A:
- the rfbD gene encoding dTDP-4-dehydrorhamnose reductase, which translates to MVWIIGKNGMLAQDILQIFNKNNIEYIATASDIDITNINILNNFIKDKNIKTIINCSAYTKVDLAEDEKDICYKVNAEGVKNITEIAFNIKSDLIHFSTDYVFDGDNTKPYNENDITNPINIYGKSKLKGENYALSYNRSTVIRISWLYGIYGKNFVYTMINLMNSKESIKVVNDQFGSPTFTQDVSEAIFNLIDKNNYGLYHYTNEGNISWYDFANSIYKIGKEYNVINNDCKINPCTTEEYPTKAKRPKYSVLSVKKIKKYAKIYDYEYSLNNFFKAHKNKY; encoded by the coding sequence ATGGTTTGGATAATTGGTAAAAATGGAATGCTTGCTCAAGATATACTTCAAATATTCAATAAAAATAATATAGAATATATTGCAACAGCTTCTGATATAGATATTACTAATATTAATATACTTAATAATTTCATAAAAGATAAAAATATAAAAACTATAATCAATTGTTCAGCATATACTAAAGTAGATTTAGCAGAAGATGAAAAAGATATTTGCTATAAAGTAAATGCGGAAGGTGTAAAAAATATAACAGAAATAGCATTCAATATAAAATCTGATTTGATTCATTTTTCTACTGATTATGTATTTGATGGAGATAATACAAAACCATATAATGAAAATGATATAACTAATCCAATAAATATTTATGGCAAAAGTAAATTAAAAGGAGAAAATTACGCTTTGTCATACAATAGATCTACTGTTATAAGAATTTCTTGGTTATACGGAATTTATGGAAAAAATTTTGTATATACTATGATTAACTTAATGAATAGTAAAGAAAGCATCAAAGTTGTTAATGATCAATTTGGTTCTCCTACTTTTACTCAAGATGTTTCTGAGGCAATTTTTAATTTAATTGATAAAAATAATTATGGACTTTATCATTATACTAATGAAGGAAATATTTCTTGGTATGATTTTGCCAATAGTATATACAAAATTGGAAAAGAATATAATGTTATAAATAATGATTGCAAAATAAATCCATGCACTACAGAAGAATATCCAACCAAGGCAAAAAGACCAAAATACAGTGTTTTATCTGTAAAAAAAATAAAAAAATATGCTAAAATATATGATTATGAGTATAGTTTAAATAATTTCTTTAAAGCTCATAAGAATAAATATTAA
- the rfbC gene encoding dTDP-4-dehydrorhamnose 3,5-epimerase: protein MAFTFIKLDIEGLFIVEPKVFGDSRGYFLETYSEKDFFEAGIKEKFVQDNQSKSTKNVLRGLHYQKKYCQAKLVRVLEGEVFDVAVDLRNDSPTFGKYYGVLLTEENKKQFFIPKGFAHGFIVLSNSAVFVYKCSDFYHPEDEGGGGYIMIIVLI, encoded by the coding sequence ATGGCTTTTACTTTTATAAAATTAGATATAGAAGGTCTTTTTATAGTAGAACCTAAAGTTTTTGGAGATTCTAGAGGATATTTTTTAGAAACATATTCAGAGAAAGATTTTTTTGAAGCAGGAATTAAAGAAAAATTTGTACAAGATAATCAATCTAAATCTACAAAAAATGTATTAAGAGGACTTCATTATCAGAAGAAATATTGTCAAGCTAAATTGGTTAGAGTATTAGAGGGTGAAGTATTTGATGTGGCTGTTGATTTAAGAAATGATTCTCCTACATTTGGGAAATATTATGGTGTTTTATTAACAGAAGAAAATAAAAAGCAGTTTTTTATTCCAAAAGGTTTTGCTCATGGATTTATTGTTCTAAGCAATTCAGCTGTTTTTGTATATAAATGTTCTGATTTTTATCATCCTGAAGATGAAGGCGGGGGTGGATATATAATGATAATAGTATTAATATAG
- a CDS encoding ABC transporter ATP-binding protein, with product MRHKKLFIPSFILSVGYTIINILPPFFGQMAIAITGGKRVDLLDKIPFVSDLTAKFSNLDTKSLAQQFLNVDSIGNPVIMAQFAFIIIIGFIYVIFRVGFDYTKTFLFAFTAQEIGKDVRADMMKGLLNTDIAYFKQEKEGDLMSRVINESGTIEGFLSSTLPNMITVPLTLILTLCMLLILNVKLTLACFIAAPLIALGIDKVSKLIRTRVTAEQNLLGATTSVIQEDIRGIEVIKIFSKEDQEVNRYRTVYSELIKFMRKISLLTSLNRPMTELVMIVAMLIILAYGGFLIFKGEMPFEFLWGFLLYMLNISTPVRDLSGIVINLQRTMGIAQRVFQIMDLPSENVDDPNKKEMKPIEHSITFENVHFEYGKRGKEKPFHLGPVNFNVKKGDVVAFVGNSGGGKTTLISLIPKLFTPSQGVIRFDGIDINELNTRSVRNQIGVVSQENILFYGTVRENILYGKPDATDDDLLRAAKIAHADEFILKLPNGYDTHIGPRGVMLSGGQRQRIALARAVVKRPSILILDEATSALDTESEMYVQKALNQIINLQTTFVIAHRLSTIKNATYICVVENGKITESGTHDELMKRGGKYQYLYSLQFRDN from the coding sequence ATGAGACATAAGAAATTATTTATACCATCTTTTATTTTGAGTGTTGGATATACAATAATAAATATACTGCCTCCATTTTTTGGTCAAATGGCAATAGCTATCACTGGAGGTAAAAGAGTCGATTTATTGGATAAAATTCCTTTTGTATCAGATTTAACTGCCAAATTTAGCAATTTGGATACAAAAAGTTTGGCCCAGCAATTTTTAAATGTGGATTCTATTGGAAATCCTGTTATAATGGCACAATTTGCTTTTATTATAATAATTGGATTTATATATGTAATATTTCGTGTAGGTTTTGATTATACTAAAACATTTCTTTTTGCATTTACTGCTCAGGAAATAGGTAAAGATGTTCGTGCTGATATGATGAAAGGTCTTCTTAATACTGATATTGCATATTTTAAACAGGAAAAAGAAGGTGATTTAATGAGCAGAGTTATTAATGAGTCTGGAACAATAGAAGGTTTTTTATCAAGTACATTACCTAATATGATTACTGTGCCTTTAACTTTAATATTAACATTATGTATGCTTTTAATTTTGAATGTTAAATTAACTTTAGCTTGTTTTATAGCTGCTCCATTAATAGCTTTGGGCATAGATAAGGTTTCAAAATTAATAAGAACTAGAGTTACAGCTGAGCAAAATTTGCTAGGCGCTACAACTTCTGTAATACAAGAAGATATAAGAGGAATAGAGGTTATTAAAATATTTTCTAAAGAAGATCAGGAAGTAAATAGATATAGAACTGTATATTCAGAATTAATAAAATTTATGAGAAAAATTTCTTTATTAACTTCTTTAAATAGACCTATGACAGAGCTTGTAATGATAGTTGCTATGCTTATAATACTTGCTTATGGCGGATTTTTAATATTTAAAGGAGAAATGCCTTTTGAGTTTTTATGGGGATTTTTACTTTACATGCTTAATATATCTACTCCAGTAAGAGATTTATCAGGTATTGTAATTAATTTGCAAAGAACAATGGGAATAGCTCAACGTGTATTTCAAATAATGGATTTACCTAGTGAGAATGTTGATGATCCAAATAAAAAAGAAATGAAACCTATAGAGCATTCTATAACTTTTGAAAATGTACATTTTGAATATGGTAAAAGGGGTAAAGAAAAACCTTTTCATTTGGGTCCTGTAAATTTCAATGTTAAAAAAGGTGATGTTGTTGCTTTTGTTGGTAATTCTGGAGGCGGTAAAACTACTTTAATCAGTTTAATACCTAAATTATTTACACCGAGTCAGGGTGTTATAAGATTTGATGGTATTGATATAAATGAATTAAATACTAGAAGTGTAAGAAATCAAATAGGTGTAGTATCTCAGGAAAATATTTTATTCTATGGAACTGTAAGAGAAAATATTTTATATGGTAAGCCTGATGCTACAGATGATGATTTGCTTAGAGCAGCTAAAATAGCACATGCTGATGAGTTTATATTGAAATTACCTAATGGTTATGATACCCACATAGGACCAAGAGGTGTAATGCTTTCAGGAGGTCAACGTCAAAGAATAGCATTGGCTAGAGCTGTTGTGAAAAGACCTTCTATATTGATACTTGATGAGGCAACTAGTGCATTAGATACAGAAAGTGAAATGTATGTACAAAAAGCTTTAAATCAAATTATTAATTTACAAACTACATTTGTTATAGCACATAGACTTTCTACAATAAAAAATGCAACATATATATGTGTAGTTGAAAATGGTAAGATAACAGAATCTGGTACTCATGATGAACTAATGAAAAGAGGTGGAAAATACCAATATCTTTATTCACTTCAGTTTAGAGATAATTAA
- a CDS encoding ABC transporter ATP-binding protein encodes MSDNKEVLINIEKLKKTYAGPPKVEVLKSISLKVYRNEILAITGESGSGKTTLLNLIGGIDDITEGSIDILGNNIGKMNEGQLAHFRNSSLGYVFQFHNLLGEFSALENVMIPSLMLKYNKKEAKQKAEALLETVGLKDRMEHRIGELSGGEAQRVAIARALINKPSVVLADEPTGNLDKKNAEVVRELLWSMTKQSNASLIIVTHSVSIANMADRKLRLEYGENLIEY; translated from the coding sequence ATGAGTGATAATAAAGAAGTTCTTATTAATATAGAAAAATTAAAAAAAACTTATGCAGGACCTCCTAAAGTAGAAGTATTAAAATCTATAAGTTTAAAAGTTTATAGAAATGAAATACTTGCCATAACAGGTGAATCAGGAAGCGGAAAGACTACTCTTTTAAATTTAATAGGCGGAATAGATGATATTACAGAGGGCAGTATAGATATATTAGGAAATAATATTGGTAAGATGAATGAGGGACAATTAGCACATTTTAGAAATAGTTCTCTTGGATATGTATTTCAATTTCATAATTTGCTTGGTGAGTTTAGCGCTTTGGAAAATGTTATGATACCATCTTTAATGCTTAAATATAATAAAAAAGAAGCAAAGCAAAAAGCAGAAGCTCTTCTTGAAACTGTAGGGTTAAAAGATAGAATGGAGCATAGAATAGGTGAACTTTCAGGAGGTGAGGCACAGAGAGTTGCTATTGCTAGAGCTTTAATAAATAAGCCTAGTGTGGTATTAGCTGATGAGCCTACTGGTAATTTGGATAAGAAGAATGCTGAAGTGGTAAGAGAATTATTATGGAGTATGACAAAACAAAGTAATGCTTCTTTAATAATTGTAACGCATTCTGTTTCTATTGCTAATATGGCTGATAGGAAGCTACGTTTGGAATATGGTGAAAATTTAATAGAATATTGA
- a CDS encoding ABC transporter permease encodes MLGVRYLRAKKKFSFVSIITIICVLGILVGDMVMITVLSVMNGFQDDIRDKILGMRAHINISAYSDQPLTDYKYVVDNIMGNKEITSAYPYIVLPCIMRSYGFTTLITVRSFEDNIFTTDKDFIKYFNFVEGNNKNMNTNDALIGSEMAKDYALSIGDTIDIISASGSFDRGFKPQKTTFTIKGIYKTGYYEYDSRMVIVPLATGQKMVGYDNAVTGVAVKVRNFFDADKVAKKIDTDLKEFYNVMPWMLFDRNFFQALHTEKLMLALILSFIILIAALNIASSQIIFVKDKRRDIAIIKTLGLRPSNVAKVFFLEGAIIGLIGTVLGVIFGILLANYVNEALEGLRIIMQFIVNIIWFIPSKISAGISIPIVPDFFPSDIYYVSGGLPSIIHVSQVIMVASISFLLSVLFAIIPAYIASRYKPAEVLRYE; translated from the coding sequence ATGCTTGGCGTCAGATATTTGAGAGCCAAAAAGAAATTTTCATTTGTTTCAATTATCACAATTATATGTGTACTCGGAATATTAGTTGGAGATATGGTAATGATTACCGTGCTTTCTGTTATGAATGGTTTTCAGGACGATATAAGAGATAAAATACTTGGTATGAGGGCACATATAAATATCAGTGCTTATAGCGATCAGCCTCTTACGGATTATAAATATGTTGTTGATAATATAATGGGCAATAAAGAAATAACAAGTGCTTATCCTTATATAGTTTTGCCTTGTATAATGCGTTCTTATGGTTTTACCACTCTTATAACAGTGCGTTCATTTGAGGATAATATATTTACAACAGATAAAGATTTCATAAAGTATTTTAATTTTGTTGAAGGTAATAACAAAAATATGAATACTAATGATGCTTTAATAGGCTCTGAAATGGCAAAGGATTATGCTTTATCTATTGGAGATACTATAGATATAATTTCAGCTTCTGGAAGTTTTGATAGAGGATTCAAGCCTCAAAAAACTACTTTCACTATTAAAGGTATTTATAAAACAGGTTATTATGAATATGACAGCAGAATGGTAATAGTTCCGCTTGCTACAGGTCAAAAAATGGTTGGGTATGATAATGCTGTTACTGGGGTTGCTGTAAAGGTAAGAAATTTTTTTGATGCAGATAAGGTTGCTAAAAAGATTGATACAGATTTAAAGGAATTTTATAATGTTATGCCTTGGATGCTGTTTGATAGAAATTTCTTTCAGGCTTTGCATACAGAAAAATTGATGCTTGCTTTGATACTTTCTTTTATAATATTGATAGCAGCTTTGAATATTGCATCAAGCCAGATAATATTTGTTAAAGATAAAAGAAGAGATATTGCTATAATAAAGACATTGGGTTTAAGACCTTCAAATGTGGCTAAAGTTTTCTTTTTAGAAGGAGCTATAATTGGTTTGATAGGTACTGTACTAGGTGTAATATTCGGTATATTGCTTGCTAATTATGTCAATGAGGCTTTAGAAGGACTTAGAATTATAATGCAGTTTATAGTTAATATTATTTGGTTTATTCCTTCAAAAATAAGTGCAGGAATATCAATACCTATAGTTCCAGACTTTTTCCCCTCAGATATATATTATGTAAGCGGAGGACTTCCTTCTATAATACATGTTTCTCAGGTTATAATGGTTGCTAGTATTTCATTCTTACTTTCTGTTTTATTTGCTATAATACCGGCTTATATAGCAAGCAGATATAAACCTGCGGAGGTACTTAGATATGAGTGA
- a CDS encoding tetratricopeptide repeat protein — MNCIDNLLELANKAFGSADYKKSLEYFDKLIFYYGDSVEIYNNRGLAKSSLGMYEEAISDFEKVISIDAEYVNAYNNIGLVKHNLGMYEEAIDYYKKALSLDNKCIQAFNNIGLANHNLGMYEEAIKYYIKAIEISPNVHTYNNIGLIKNDLGMYEEAIEYFNKVIRLDNNYIKAYYNIGLSKYNLKKYDEALEYFNKVLELDSKNIHSYNNIGIIKQDLKQHSEALEYFNKALALDKNYSKAYYNRGLSELELELYECALYDFNRCLELEPNYYPACCKRGEVKLKLKNYREALEDFNYYIEHSNPDKQIYYYRGFCKYKLKDYNNAIKDFNMSHNNIKTFLLKIISKFTLLFVKK; from the coding sequence ATGAATTGTATAGATAATTTATTGGAATTAGCCAATAAAGCTTTTGGCAGTGCAGATTATAAAAAATCTTTAGAATATTTTGACAAATTAATTTTCTATTATGGAGATAGTGTTGAGATATATAATAATAGAGGATTAGCCAAAAGCAGTTTAGGAATGTATGAGGAAGCTATTTCCGATTTTGAAAAGGTTATAAGTATTGATGCTGAATATGTTAATGCTTACAATAATATAGGATTGGTTAAGCATAATTTAGGAATGTATGAGGAAGCTATTGATTATTATAAAAAGGCTTTGTCATTAGATAATAAATGTATTCAGGCTTTCAATAATATAGGTTTAGCCAATCATAATTTGGGAATGTATGAAGAAGCCATCAAATATTATATTAAAGCTATAGAAATTTCTCCTAATGTTCATACATATAATAATATAGGATTGATAAAGAATGATTTAGGTATGTATGAAGAAGCTATTGAATATTTTAATAAAGTTATACGATTAGATAATAATTATATTAAGGCATACTATAATATAGGGTTATCGAAATATAATTTAAAAAAATATGATGAAGCATTAGAATATTTTAATAAGGTTTTAGAATTAGACTCTAAAAATATACATTCATATAATAATATTGGTATAATAAAACAGGATTTAAAGCAGCATAGTGAGGCATTAGAATATTTTAATAAGGCTTTAGCATTAGATAAAAATTATTCTAAGGCATATTATAACAGAGGGCTTTCAGAATTAGAATTAGAATTATATGAATGTGCTTTGTATGATTTTAATAGATGTTTAGAATTAGAGCCTAATTATTATCCTGCTTGTTGCAAAAGGGGAGAGGTGAAATTAAAATTAAAAAATTATAGAGAGGCTTTAGAAGATTTTAATTATTATATAGAACATAGTAATCCTGATAAGCAAATATATTACTATAGAGGATTTTGTAAATATAAATTAAAAGATTATAATAATGCTATAAAAGATTTTAATATGTCTCATAATAATATAAAAACTTTTCTATTAAAAATTATTTCAAAGTTTACACTTCTATTTGTAAAAAAATAA
- a CDS encoding dihydrofolate reductase: protein MIVSLIAAVDSKNGIGLNGVMPWGHIKEDMQFFRSTTTGYAVVMGRVTFESLGSKPLPNRKNIVISSSINNDLLEKYDNLFYESSFENTISKLLLEKNNQIFIIGGESIYKKALDYADIIYLTHIDKDYNCDRFFPQIDTKLFQSSKLKTFFHNDININIIKYTRTLL, encoded by the coding sequence TTGATAGTTTCATTAATTGCTGCTGTTGATTCTAAAAATGGCATAGGATTAAATGGTGTCATGCCTTGGGGACATATAAAAGAAGATATGCAGTTCTTTAGAAGCACAACTACAGGATATGCGGTTGTTATGGGCAGAGTTACTTTTGAGTCTTTAGGTTCAAAGCCTCTTCCAAATAGAAAAAACATTGTTATATCTTCTAGTATAAATAATGATCTTCTAGAAAAGTATGATAATCTTTTTTATGAATCATCTTTTGAGAATACTATTTCTAAATTGTTATTAGAAAAGAATAATCAAATATTCATTATAGGCGGAGAATCAATATATAAAAAGGCTTTAGATTATGCTGATATAATATATCTCACTCATATAGATAAAGATTATAATTGTGACAGATTTTTTCCTCAAATAGATACAAAATTATTTCAATCCAGCAAATTAAAAACTTTTTTTCATAATGACATTAATATAAATATAATAAAATATACTAGAACTTTGCTGTAA
- a CDS encoding thymidylate synthase — MQNYLELLREVLEEGEETKDRTGVGTRRIFGPQLRFKFEGNKIPIITTKRVFMKGVIIELLWFLQGSTNIKFLLENNVHIWDEWADDMGELGPVYGKQWRAWETKEGNKIDQISNIVNTLRNNPTSRRIILNAWNVGEIDQMHLPPCHMMCQFSVNSKGGIITHLYQRSADLFLGVPFNISSYAILTRLLAMHSGLHASELIMTFGDAHIYNNHIEQVKLQLSREPFNQTTELFIENRPNIFSHVYEDFRLEGYKYYPTIKAEVAV, encoded by the coding sequence ATGCAGAACTATTTAGAATTATTAAGAGAAGTATTAGAAGAAGGCGAAGAAACTAAAGACAGAACTGGAGTAGGTACAAGAAGAATATTTGGTCCTCAATTAAGATTTAAATTTGAAGGAAATAAAATACCAATCATAACTACTAAAAGAGTTTTTATGAAAGGCGTTATTATAGAATTACTTTGGTTTTTACAAGGTTCTACAAATATAAAATTTTTATTAGAAAATAATGTTCATATATGGGACGAATGGGCTGATGATATGGGAGAGCTTGGACCTGTATATGGAAAGCAATGGAGAGCTTGGGAGACTAAAGAAGGTAATAAAATAGATCAAATATCAAATATTGTTAATACTTTAAGAAACAATCCGACAAGCAGAAGAATCATTTTGAATGCTTGGAATGTAGGGGAGATTGATCAGATGCATCTTCCTCCATGTCATATGATGTGTCAGTTTTCTGTTAATAGCAAAGGAGGAATAATTACGCATTTATATCAAAGATCTGCAGATTTATTTTTGGGAGTTCCTTTTAATATAAGTTCATATGCTATACTTACAAGACTCCTAGCTATGCATAGCGGACTTCATGCTTCAGAATTAATAATGACATTCGGAGATGCACATATTTATAATAATCATATAGAACAGGTTAAACTTCAGCTTTCAAGAGAGCCTTTCAATCAAACAACAGAATTATTTATAGAAAATCGTCCTAATATATTCAGCCATGTTTATGAAGATTTTAGATTAGAAGGATATAAATATTATCCAACTATAAAAGCGGAGGTGGCTGTTTGA